The following are from one region of the Segatella oris genome:
- a CDS encoding ABC transporter permease: MKEFWSFIIKETKHITRDKRTMMILFGMPIIQMLIFGFAISTDVRNVRTVVVTSQVDHQTQRIVDALDQSEYFNVMYQVHTPAEAEQLIRNQKADMGVVFSYDFASRHDGVQLITDGTDPNMAQQYSNYASQIMGIQLMNVMQKKVPNSVSLKMLYNPQMKSSYNFVPGIMGMLLMLICAMMTSISIVREKERGTMEVLLVSPVRPLLIIVSKAMPYLALSFVVLLSILLMARYVLWVPISGSLWLIFMVSAIYIFLGLSLGLLISTIAETQMAALLMSAVMLLMPSTLLSGMMFPIESMPRILQWVSALMPPRYYISAMRKLLIMGVGIQHVVSEIVVLSGMTVLFLTAALLKFNKRLE, from the coding sequence ATGAAAGAGTTTTGGTCATTTATCATTAAGGAAACCAAGCACATAACACGTGACAAGCGCACGATGATGATATTGTTTGGCATGCCCATCATACAGATGTTAATCTTTGGTTTCGCCATTTCTACCGATGTGAGAAATGTGAGAACAGTGGTTGTTACTTCGCAAGTTGATCACCAGACACAGCGTATTGTCGATGCACTTGACCAGTCGGAATACTTCAATGTGATGTATCAGGTGCACACGCCTGCCGAAGCAGAACAGCTCATTCGCAATCAAAAGGCTGACATGGGGGTGGTTTTCAGTTATGATTTTGCCAGCAGACATGATGGCGTTCAGCTCATTACCGACGGTACCGACCCCAATATGGCACAGCAATACAGCAACTATGCCTCGCAGATTATGGGTATCCAACTCATGAATGTCATGCAGAAGAAAGTGCCAAACAGCGTTTCTCTAAAGATGCTTTATAATCCACAGATGAAGAGTTCCTATAATTTTGTGCCCGGCATCATGGGTATGTTGCTGATGTTGATATGTGCAATGATGACGAGTATCAGTATTGTACGTGAGAAAGAACGGGGCACTATGGAAGTCTTGTTGGTGTCTCCTGTACGCCCTCTGCTTATCATTGTGTCTAAGGCAATGCCTTATCTTGCGTTGTCATTTGTTGTACTGTTGAGTATTCTCCTCATGGCGCGTTATGTGTTGTGGGTACCGATTTCAGGGAGTCTTTGGCTTATCTTCATGGTGTCTGCCATATATATATTCTTGGGCTTATCTTTGGGCTTATTGATTAGTACGATAGCAGAGACACAGATGGCAGCCTTGTTAATGTCGGCTGTTATGCTGTTGATGCCCAGTACTTTGTTGAGTGGCATGATGTTCCCTATAGAGAGTATGCCACGCATTTTACAATGGGTTTCAGCATTGATGCCTCCAAGATATTATATATCCGCCATGCGGAAGTTGCTTATTATGGGAGTAGGAATTCAACATGTCGTGTCAGAAATCGTGGTACTTTCAGGCATGACCGTTCTTTTTCTGACTGCAGCACTGTTGAAGTTTAATAAAAGATTGGAATAA
- a CDS encoding ABC transporter permease — MLIRYLVYKEFLQMWRNRFLKVLALIYPVVIMCVFPWVMNMEVKNVAVVVVDNDRSTLSQQLVHRIEASHYFVFKGQKTSYTDALSAVEQSEADVIVELPAHFERDRMRGENPQVLIAVNAVNGSKGMLGAAYMNRIVTEAVTPEGLITALNDRVSTLYLYNKHLDSKLFMIPSLMGLLLMIVCGALPALNIVSEKEAGTIEAINVTPVSKSVFIMAKLIPYWLLGLVVMTICFGLAWLIYGFTCEGNLGLVYLLALLLAFVFSGFGLVISNYNQTMQQAMFVLWFFLLVFMLMSGLLTPVRSMPRWAYLTTYINPVTYFIDGIRTVFVRGGDFHSILPQLLGLTGFAIFFDSWAVLSYRKNS, encoded by the coding sequence ATGCTGATACGTTATCTCGTTTATAAGGAGTTCTTACAGATGTGGCGCAATCGCTTTCTGAAAGTGTTAGCGCTGATTTATCCTGTGGTTATCATGTGTGTGTTTCCCTGGGTGATGAATATGGAGGTGAAAAATGTCGCGGTGGTAGTGGTTGATAACGACCGATCGACACTCTCGCAACAGTTGGTGCATCGTATAGAAGCCAGTCATTATTTCGTCTTCAAAGGACAAAAGACTTCCTATACTGATGCTTTGAGTGCCGTAGAACAGTCTGAAGCAGACGTGATAGTGGAGCTTCCCGCCCATTTTGAACGCGACAGAATGCGAGGTGAAAACCCTCAAGTGCTTATAGCTGTGAATGCTGTCAATGGGTCGAAAGGCATGCTGGGGGCTGCTTATATGAACCGCATTGTAACCGAAGCGGTAACTCCCGAGGGGCTGATTACAGCCTTGAACGACCGTGTTTCTACCTTATATCTATATAATAAGCATTTGGATAGTAAGCTGTTTATGATCCCTTCGCTCATGGGACTCCTACTGATGATTGTCTGTGGAGCTTTGCCTGCGCTGAATATCGTAAGCGAGAAGGAGGCCGGAACCATTGAAGCTATCAACGTAACGCCTGTGAGTAAGTCAGTGTTTATCATGGCAAAACTCATTCCTTACTGGCTTCTTGGATTGGTTGTGATGACAATCTGCTTTGGTTTGGCATGGCTTATCTATGGTTTTACGTGTGAGGGGAACTTGGGATTAGTTTATCTTTTAGCCCTTCTCTTGGCCTTTGTCTTCAGTGGTTTCGGTCTTGTAATCTCCAATTACAACCAGACCATGCAGCAGGCTATGTTCGTATTATGGTTCTTTTTGTTAGTGTTCATGTTGATGAGTGGCTTGCTCACGCCCGTGCGCTCTATGCCCCGGTGGGCCTATCTGACGACATATATAAATCCGGTAACCTATTTTATTGATGGCATTCGTACGGTTTTTGTGCGCGGAGGGGATTTTCATAGCATTCTTCCTCAGTTGCTTGGCCTCACGGGATTTGCCATTTTCTTTGATAGTTGGGCTGTTTTGAGCTATCGGAAGAATAGTTGA
- a CDS encoding HlyD family secretion protein, translating into MKKIMPFAALLLMTACSNNDKSFDATGTFEATEVIVSAEQMGKLLHFDVEEGGKVVAGTEVGCIDTVQLYLKARQIGAVKMVYQAQKPNTNTQIAALRQQVVKAQEEVNRYAELVKDGAANRKILDDSRSQLLVLQRQLAAQSATLGTSTRSLNAQMGTTDVEKLQVVDQLRKCHISSPINGVVLEKYAQQGEFAIVGKPLFKVADVDKLFLRAYITSQQLQKVRLGQRVTVYADYGGKQRKSYPGIVAWIASKSEFTPKTILTDDERADLVYAIKVAVKNDGNIKIGMYGEVNFR; encoded by the coding sequence ATGAAAAAGATAATGCCATTTGCGGCTTTGCTCTTGATGACGGCTTGCAGTAATAACGATAAATCATTTGATGCAACGGGCACTTTCGAGGCTACCGAGGTAATTGTTTCAGCCGAACAAATGGGTAAGTTGCTGCATTTTGATGTAGAGGAAGGTGGAAAAGTCGTGGCAGGAACAGAGGTCGGATGTATCGATACGGTGCAACTCTATCTGAAAGCACGCCAGATTGGAGCTGTGAAGATGGTCTATCAGGCACAGAAACCGAATACAAATACGCAGATTGCAGCCTTGCGTCAGCAGGTCGTTAAGGCACAGGAAGAAGTCAACCGCTATGCAGAACTCGTGAAAGACGGGGCTGCAAACCGCAAGATCTTAGACGATTCGCGGAGTCAGTTGCTTGTGTTGCAACGGCAGTTGGCAGCACAAAGTGCTACGTTAGGAACCTCAACGCGTAGCTTGAACGCACAAATGGGGACGACAGATGTTGAGAAACTGCAAGTCGTTGACCAATTGAGGAAATGTCATATATCGTCACCTATCAACGGAGTTGTACTTGAGAAGTATGCCCAACAGGGAGAGTTTGCAATAGTGGGAAAGCCACTTTTCAAGGTTGCCGATGTTGATAAGCTCTTTCTGCGTGCTTATATCACAAGCCAACAACTGCAGAAAGTGCGCCTCGGACAACGTGTAACGGTCTATGCAGATTATGGTGGAAAGCAGCGTAAAAGCTATCCTGGTATAGTGGCATGGATAGCTTCTAAGAGTGAATTTACACCTAAGACAATCCTCACGGATGACGAGCGTGCAGATTTAGTTTATGCCATAAAGGTGGCTGTAAAGAATGATGGTAACATCAAAATCGGTATGTATGGAGAAGTCAATTTCCGTTAG
- a CDS encoding ATP-binding cassette domain-containing protein, with the protein MEKSISVSRLSKNYGKVRALNDVSFEVCRGEIFGLIGPDGAGKTTLFRILTTLLLADEGSASVDGYDVVTGMKDIRCRVGYMPGHFSLYQDLTVEENLNFFATLFSTTIAEGYDLIAPIYSQIERFKTRRAGALSGGMKQKLALCCALVHQPSILFLDEPTTGVDPVSRKEFWEMLETLRQKGITIFVSTPYIDEVKRCNRVAFLHEGSLKGVGDPNAILEEFKDVFNPPALEHDTKNMQEEAEEEVIQVQHLVKAFGDFHAVDDISFNVHRGEIFGFLGANGAGKTTAMHILTGLNQPTSGHATVAGFDVSTQYEQVKRHIGYMSQKFSLYEDLTVVENIRLFGHIYGMTSTEINTRLTQLLQRLRFTDHAHAIVSSLPLGWKQKLAFSVSIFHEPDIVFLDEPTGGVDPATRRQFWQLIYEAAHRGITVFVTTHYMDEAEYCDRISIMVDGKISAIGTPSELKTRFRKPDMNSVFTLLARQSTRQSD; encoded by the coding sequence ATGGAGAAGTCAATTTCCGTTAGCCGACTGTCAAAAAACTATGGAAAGGTACGGGCTTTGAATGATGTTTCGTTCGAAGTTTGCCGTGGAGAAATCTTTGGACTCATAGGGCCTGACGGGGCAGGGAAGACCACATTGTTCCGCATCCTGACTACACTGTTGCTGGCAGATGAGGGAAGTGCCAGTGTTGATGGCTATGATGTGGTGACAGGAATGAAAGACATTCGCTGTCGGGTAGGCTATATGCCAGGTCATTTCTCACTCTATCAAGACCTCACAGTGGAGGAAAATCTAAACTTCTTTGCTACACTTTTCTCCACAACCATAGCCGAAGGATATGACTTGATAGCCCCAATCTATTCGCAGATTGAGCGTTTCAAGACGCGCAGGGCAGGCGCATTGTCTGGTGGTATGAAGCAGAAATTGGCGCTCTGTTGTGCTTTGGTGCATCAGCCTTCCATTCTTTTTCTCGATGAACCTACCACAGGTGTTGATCCTGTTAGCCGTAAAGAGTTTTGGGAAATGCTTGAAACATTACGGCAAAAAGGCATCACTATCTTTGTTTCTACGCCCTATATTGATGAAGTGAAGCGGTGTAATCGCGTGGCATTCTTACATGAAGGAAGCCTAAAAGGAGTGGGGGATCCAAATGCTATATTAGAGGAATTCAAAGATGTTTTCAATCCTCCTGCCCTCGAACATGATACAAAAAATATGCAGGAAGAAGCTGAAGAAGAGGTTATTCAGGTGCAGCATTTGGTGAAAGCCTTTGGAGATTTTCATGCCGTTGATGACATTTCGTTTAATGTTCACCGTGGAGAAATCTTCGGGTTCTTGGGAGCTAATGGTGCAGGAAAGACCACGGCAATGCATATTCTGACAGGACTCAACCAGCCTACAAGCGGACATGCTACCGTTGCAGGCTTTGATGTGTCTACACAGTATGAGCAAGTCAAGCGGCATATCGGCTACATGAGTCAGAAATTCTCACTCTATGAAGATCTCACTGTGGTAGAAAATATCCGACTTTTCGGCCATATCTATGGAATGACATCAACCGAGATAAACACCAGACTCACTCAGTTATTGCAGCGTTTGCGGTTCACCGACCATGCTCATGCTATTGTTTCTTCCCTTCCTTTGGGCTGGAAACAGAAGCTTGCCTTCTCTGTCAGCATCTTCCATGAACCTGATATCGTGTTTCTTGATGAGCCGACTGGCGGTGTGGATCCAGCCACAAGGCGACAATTCTGGCAGTTGATTTATGAGGCTGCTCATCGTGGAATAACGGTCTTCGTGACCACACATTACATGGATGAAGCCGAGTATTGCGACCGCATCTCTATCATGGTTGACGGTAAAATCAGTGCTATCGGTACACCGTCCGAGTTGAAAACGCGCTTTCGCAAGCCTGATATGAACAGCGTATTCACACTTCTGGCACGCCAATCCACCCGACAAAGTGATTAG